The stretch of DNA TACAAAGTGCTTGGTGATGAGTCAGCTATGCTTTTTTATCACGTGACCGAAGTTTATAATAAGGACAATCCTGACGAAGAACGGATTCCCTACGATGATCCCCAGATTGGTTTTGATTGGGGAAAATACCAATAGAATTAAAAATTAGAAATTTAAAATTATTCTTATGAGTTGGTTATTAATCACCCTCATCGCCTATTTTTTGAACGCCATTGCCATGGTCATTGACAAGACCTTGCTCAAGCGCGATATAAAAAATCCTTTTGTTTATACTTTTTATATTGCCGCTCTGGGAGCGGTATTAATGGTTTTTATTCTGCCCTTCGGCTTGAAGTGGCCTGGCTTGAGCCAATTTATTGTCAGCCTCGCCGCCGGCGCTACTTTCGCTCTGGGTTTATTCTTGATGTTTTTTGGGCTTAAGAAAGAGGACGCTTCTCGGCTCACTCCAGTGATCGGCGGGCTGACTCCAGTTTTTGTCTTCCTGCTGGCTTATTTATTTTTGGGGGAGCGATTATTTGGTCGTCAAATTATTGCTTTTATTCTCATCATTGTTGGTACCTTTGTAGTTTCCTTAAGTTTTGGCCGGGGGCATGCCCCTCATCTGCGTCGGGCTTTTTGGCTGGCCCTACCCTCGGCTTTTCTTTTCGGACTTTCCTATGTCTTGACCAAAGATGTTTACAATCATCAGCCATTTATTTCCGGTTTTGTTTGGACCAGACTCGGTGCCTTCATTGTCGCTATTATGCCCATGTTGTGGGCCAAAAATCGCTATGATTTGCTTCATCCACCAAAAGGAGGTGGTATGTCTGGTGCCAAGAGCCGTTTTCTTTTCGGTCAAGCTTGTGGCGGTTCATCTGCTATTTTGATCCAATATGCCGTGTCTCTGGCCTCCGTTTCTTTGGTTCAAGCCCTGCAGGGCACTCAATATGTTTTTATCTTTCTGGCCGTTCTTTATCTGACTTATTATCGCCCCAAAATTTTAAAAGAAACATTCAATCCAGCCATTATCACTCAAAAAATAATTGCTATTATTTTGATTGGTCTAGGTTTATATTTTATAATCTAAAATCATGTCTTTGTTTTGGTTGGCTATTCATATTTTTTTCTTAGCTTTAGTCCAAGCTTTTCTTGAAGTTCAAATCGAAGGCCCTCATGGCTGGGCTGCCAAGTTGCCTGTTTGGCGCCCCAGAGCCGACGGGAAAATTGAACGTTTAAAGAAAATATTAAAAATTAAAAAACCCCTGACCGGCTATCATCTGGGCCTGATTGTTTTTTGGATTTTTATTTTACACTTACCTTTTGCTTTTGGAGTCAGCTGGAGTTGGAAGGCCGAGCTAGTTGTTTTATCTTTTTTAACCTTCTGGATGTTTATCGAAGATTTTCTATGGTTTATTATCAATCCACACTTTGGCTTCAAAAAATTTAAATCCGAATATGTCTGGTGGCATGATCGCTGGGCCATTGGTGTGCCGGTTGATTATTATGTGGCCCTTATTTTTTCTTTCATTTTTTATTTACCTGTTAGATCCACTATAGCTGAAAGCATTATTGAATGGCTGAAAATATTAGCTATTTTTATTGTTTTAACTTTAATCACCATTTTAATCACCGAACTGGTCAGAATGATTAGAAAAAAATAATTTATCAACCAAAAACACCCCCGTTATCTTTCAAGGGTGTTTTTTTATTGGTTATTTAATCAGGAAAACATTATAGCCGCTGGTTTGTTTGGACTTTTGTTTGTGTGCCAATTTATCCAACCATCTGGCCAGTTTATTAAAAATTTTTTTCTTACCCAAGGGACTCAAATATATCCAAGTTTCTAGGGGCCAGCGCACATTTTGTATTTCTATGGAAGAAAAATTTTTGGCCAAATGTTTTAACGAATCTTCGGTGTAGCGCCAAAAATCACCATAGTAACCCTTTTCTGCATGATAGCGATAGAGGAAAGGCACATAAATAAAACAATATCCGCCGGGCTTCAAGACCCGATACATTTCTTCAAAAGCCTTGAACGGATTTTCAATATGTTCCAAAACAGCAATGCAAATTATAGCGTCCACAGATTTATCCCCTAGCGGCAGATCGTGTATATCACCGACAATATCCGGATTATAATCTGGCACCGGGTCTAAAATTTTATAATACACCCTCTCCAGATATTTTTTGATCCAGGCGCGATTGGGGTTATAGCGGTTGCCCTTATTTTCCAAGATCCTAAGTCCGCCCCCAATATCCAAAATTTCTTTTTTCTCCTCGAAAATTTGTTTTATTTTTTGATTAAAAAATTCATCCCACGGAGTCATATTGTTTCGTCGGTTAATTAAGGCTGGTTTGTCTCTTGGCCAGATTTAAGATACAATATAATTACTCCTTAAGTTTATAATTTTCAAGATATTTAAGCAAATTTATGCGGCTTTTAATGCTTACAAGGAAAGTTGACAGTCAAGACAGTCGGGCCAGTTTTGTTTCTGACTGGCTTTTGGAATTAGCCCAAAACCTAGAAAAATTAGTAGTTATTTGCCAAGAAAAAGGCGATACCAGCGGCTTACCGGAAAACATTGAAATCTTTTCATTGGGCAAAGAATTAGGCCATTCAAAAATCAAGCAATTTTTCCGCGCGCAGAAAATATTATTCAAGCTTGTCAAAAAAAGTGACGGCGTCTTGGCCCACCAGATGCCTATTTATGGGGTTCTTGCTGGGCCTGCCAGTTGGCTGTCTCACAAAAAATTAATTCAATGGTATGCTCATGGTACTGTTGACTGGCGCTTAAAGTTGGCGAATTTTTTCGTGACCGAATTTGTCACCTCGTCAGCCGATGGTTTTCGAATGCCAACCAAAAAACCAGTGCGGGTTATTGGGCAGGGTATCAACACTAATAAATTCAAAATTCAAAATTCAAAACTCAAAGCAAATGAAGAATTTAATATTTTGACTATTGGTCGTATTTCACCGAGTAAAGATATTGAATCCATGATCAAGGCTGTTTATGAATTAAAAGAACAGAATGTCGATAATATAAAATTAACTATCATTGGCGCACCAGCTACGGCCGCTGGTTTTCATTATTCCCAAAATCTTCAGTCTATGGTGGAGAACATGAATCTGGGCAACCAAATCAATTTTTTTGGCGGCATTCCTCACGCTGAAACAATAAAGCATTTAGCTCAAGCTGATTTATTTTTAAATTTGAGTGATACAGGTAGTTTGGACAAAACCGTTTTGGAAGCTATGGCTGCTGGTTGCCTAGTCTTGACGAGCAATATTGCTTACAAAAATATTTTGCCGCCTGAATTATTCACCACCAAAGACAACCCCCAAACCTTGACCCAAAAGATTAAAGAATTGATGGGCTTATCAGAACAAAAAAAAGAGGAGTTTAAAAAACAATTACGCGATGAAGTCCTCGCCCATCACAACTTGGCCGACTTTGCCAAAAAAATTGTAGGATTATATAGTAATTTATCCTGAACCCCGATGCGAATCGGGGCGAAGGATCCCACCGTAATCCGCTCTATTTGTGGGATCTTTCGCTAACGCTCAAGATAAACTTCCAAATAAAAATATGAAAATTGCCCTTATTGGCTCCACTGGACAACTCGGTACGGATTTCAAAAAAGTTATTCCTGCTCAATTTTTGGTTAATTTAGATTATCCTAATTTTGACTTAACCAAAAAAGATCTTGTCCG from Candidatus Kuenenbacteria bacterium encodes:
- a CDS encoding EamA family transporter, with the translated sequence MSWLLITLIAYFLNAIAMVIDKTLLKRDIKNPFVYTFYIAALGAVLMVFILPFGLKWPGLSQFIVSLAAGATFALGLFLMFFGLKKEDASRLTPVIGGLTPVFVFLLAYLFLGERLFGRQIIAFILIIVGTFVVSLSFGRGHAPHLRRAFWLALPSAFLFGLSYVLTKDVYNHQPFISGFVWTRLGAFIVAIMPMLWAKNRYDLLHPPKGGGMSGAKSRFLFGQACGGSSAILIQYAVSLASVSLVQALQGTQYVFIFLAVLYLTYYRPKILKETFNPAIITQKIIAIILIGLGLYFII
- a CDS encoding class I SAM-dependent methyltransferase; amino-acid sequence: MTPWDEFFNQKIKQIFEEKKEILDIGGGLRILENKGNRYNPNRAWIKKYLERVYYKILDPVPDYNPDIVGDIHDLPLGDKSVDAIICIAVLEHIENPFKAFEEMYRVLKPGGYCFIYVPFLYRYHAEKGYYGDFWRYTEDSLKHLAKNFSSIEIQNVRWPLETWIYLSPLGKKKIFNKLARWLDKLAHKQKSKQTSGYNVFLIK
- a CDS encoding glycosyltransferase family 4 protein, producing the protein MRLLMLTRKVDSQDSRASFVSDWLLELAQNLEKLVVICQEKGDTSGLPENIEIFSLGKELGHSKIKQFFRAQKILFKLVKKSDGVLAHQMPIYGVLAGPASWLSHKKLIQWYAHGTVDWRLKLANFFVTEFVTSSADGFRMPTKKPVRVIGQGINTNKFKIQNSKLKANEEFNILTIGRISPSKDIESMIKAVYELKEQNVDNIKLTIIGAPATAAGFHYSQNLQSMVENMNLGNQINFFGGIPHAETIKHLAQADLFLNLSDTGSLDKTVLEAMAAGCLVLTSNIAYKNILPPELFTTKDNPQTLTQKIKELMGLSEQKKEEFKKQLRDEVLAHHNLADFAKKIVGLYSNLS